In a single window of the Labrus mixtus chromosome 20, fLabMix1.1, whole genome shotgun sequence genome:
- the ppfia3 gene encoding liprin-alpha-3 encodes MMCEVMPTISEDGRGGGGGSSSPAGGSGGMGGGIAGIGGYSGREARGSGGGSDEGGSTGNLESLMVNMLTERERLLESLRETQDCLGTAHLRLRELGHEKESLQRQLSIALPQEFAVLTKELNLCREQLLEREEEIAELKAERNNTRLLLEHLECLVSRHERSLRMTVVKRQAQSPAGVSSEVEVLKALKSLFEHHKALDEKVRERLRVALERVATLEEELQTSSQEVVSLRDQIKRRQQGLDNGKERLPNGPSSILDDGEVDRQRESEIERQRSELGQLKERLALMCRQVGEIEEQLTSARRELARSEEANQKLQRDVKEALCQREDMEERITTLERRYLSAQREATSLHDIKDKLENELASKDSLYRQGEEKNRQLQERLDDAKQKLQQTLQRAETLPEIEAQLAQRVAALNKAEERHGNFEERLRQMEAQLEEKNQELQRARQRERMNDEHNKRLSDTVDKLLSESNERLQLHLKERMAALEEKNALSEELSNMKKLQDDLLANKDQLIAELERLQLELDQLRARPGGSYSSRSLPGSALELRYSHGGGSLPSGSTTHLDAFGNASTGGVVRRSHRARWSSAREDATKYPDWDSGALLGTGFEPGLEVGCSDDEDDGEHRFGSELISPSGQTDVQTLAIMLQEQLEAINKEIKLIQEEKENTELRAEEIESRVSVALDSPPIPPSTLGRDSTGRGFIPSSITSSTLASPSPPSSGHSTPRLPHSPARENDRQNNKDDDRSLALLDSTPPPTPRALRLDRMALTHPGAMLDDPREFRSLSADGSSSNSSQDSLHKASKKKSIKSSIGRLFGKKEKGRMGQPGRDGSASLASTPSEDMASGDPMGINKTGTLGPADKDRRSKKKHELLEEACRQGLPFASWDGPTVVSWLELWVGMPAWYVAACRANVKSGAIMANLSDTEIQREIGISNPLHRLKLRLAIQEMVSLTSPSAPASTRSSTSNVWMTHAEMESLNAATKPPELKEFSWDQILAYGDMNHEWVGNDWLPSLGLPQYRSYFMESLVDARMLDHLTKKELRGQLKMVDSFHRVSLHYGIMCLKRLNYDRKELERRREESVHQNKDVMVWSNERVMCWVQTLGLKEYADNLRESGVHGALLALDDTFDFTDLALLLQIPNQSIQARQLLEQEYNSLISMGTERRPDEDGTKTFTRSPSWRKMFREKDLRGVTSDSAETLPANFRASAIATPSVTLRKVQSDANSGARGESASVRTYSC; translated from the exons GAATTTGCCGTGCTGACCAAAGAGCTGAACCTCTGCCGGGAACAgctgctggagagagaggaggagatcgCAGAGCTGAAGGCCGAGAGGAACAACACACGA CTGCTGCTCGAACATCTGGAGTGCCTGGTGTCCCGTCACGAGCGCAGCCTGAGGATGACCGTGGTGAAAAGGCAGGCGCAGTCTCCAGCAGGGGTCTCCAGCGAGGTGGAGGTTCTAAAGGCCCTCAAGTCGTTGTTCGAGCACCACAAAGCCCTGGACGAGAAGGTGAGGGAGAGGCTACGGGTGGCTTTGGAGCGAGTGGCGACCCTGGAAGAAGAGCTGCAGACCTCATCTCAAGAG GTCGTGTCTTTGAGGGATCAAATCAAGCGACGGCAGCAGGGATTAGACAACGGCAAAGAG CGGCTCCCGAATGGACCGTCCTCCATCTTGGACGACGGCGAAGTCGACAGGCAGCGGGAGAGCGAGATCGAGCGTCAGAGGTCAGAGCTCGGGCAGCTGAAAGAAAGACTGGCTCTCATGTGCCGACAG GTCGGGGAGATCGAGGAGCAGCTGACGTCCGCCAGGAGGGAGCTGGCCCGATCGGAAGAGGCCAACCAGAAACTCCAGAGGGATGTGAAGGAG GCTCTCTGTCAAAGGGAAGACATGGAGGAGAGGATCACCACATTAGAACGCAG GTACCTGAGCGCCCAGAGGGAGGCGACGTCTCTCCACGACATAAAAGACAAGCTAGAGAACGAGCTGGCCAGCAAAGACTCCCTCTACAGACAG GGCGAGGAGAAGAACCGGCAGCTTCAGGAGCGTCTGGATGATGCCaagcagaagctgcagcagacTCTGCAGAGGGCCGAGACGCTGCCTGAGATCGAAGCCCAGCTTGCACAGAGAGTGGCAGCGCTcaacaag GCTGAGGAGCGTCATGGTAACTTTGAGGAGCGACTGCGACAGATGGAGGCGCAACTGGAGGAGAAGAACCAGGAGCTACAGAGG gcgaggcagagggagaggatgaaCGATGAACACAACAAGCGCCTCTCTGACACGGTGGACAAGCTTCTGTCGGAGTCCAATGAGAGGCTGCAGCTCCATCTGAAGGAGAGAATGGCCGCCCTGGAGGAAAAG AACGCCCTGTCTGAAGAACTGTCCAACATGAAGAAACTCCAGGATGATCTCTTAGCAAACAAG GACCAACTGATAGCAGAGCTGGAAAGGCTTCAGCTGGAGTTAGATCAGCTGAGAGCGAGGCCCGGGGGCTCCTATTCCAG tcgCTCTCTGCCAGGTAGCGCCCTGGAGTTGAGGTATTCTCACGGGGGCGGGTCCCTCCCGTCAGGCTCCACTACTCACCTGGACGCCTTCGGTAATGCCTCCACGGGGGGCGTGGTCAGGCGGAGTCACCGGGCCCGCTGGAGCTCGGCCCGAGAGGACGCTACCAAG TACCCAGACTGGGACAGCGGGGCTCTGCTTGGGACCGGGTTCGAGCCAGGCCTGGAGGTGGGCTGCTCCGACGACGAGGACGACGGAGAGCATCGATTCGGCTCGGAGCTGATCTCTCCCAGCGGGCAGACGGACGTGCAGACACTGGCCATCATGCTGCAGGAACAGCTGGAGGCCATTAATAAGGAGATCAA ACTGAtccaggaggagaaggagaacacGGAGTTGAGAGCGGAAGAGATCGAGAGCCGGGTCAGCGTGGCTCTGGACAGTCCGCCCATCCCTCCGTCCACCCTGGGGAGAGACAGCACAGGCCGGGGGTTCATCCCCTCGTCCATCACTTCCTCCACCCTGGCCTCCCCCTCACCCCCGAGCTCCGGACACTCCACCCCTCGCCTGCCTCACTCCCCGGCCCGGGAGAACGACAGACAG AATAACAAAGATGATGATCGGTCCCTCGCTCTCCTCGACTCTACACCTCCGCCCACTCCTCGCGCTCTGCGCTTGGACAGGATGGCCCTCACCCACCCCGGAGCGATGCTTGACGACCCCCGAGAGTTCCGCAG TCTCTCGGCAGATGggagcagctccaacagcagcCAAGATTCTCTCCACAAGGCCAGCAAGAAGAAAAGCATCAAGTCTTCCATCGGTCGGCTGTttgggaagaaggagaagggaAGGATGGGCCAACCTGGGCGGGATGGATCGGCCTCTCTTG CCTCCACACCCTCTGAAGACATGGCCTCTGGTGACCCAATGGGGATAAACAAGACTGGGACTCTGGGTCCAGCAGATAAAGACCGCCGCAGCAAGAAGAA GCATGAGCTCCTTGAGGAAGCATGTCGCCAAGGACTTCCCTTTGCATCTTGGGACGGCCCAACTGTTGTGTCCTGGTTGGAG CTGTGGGTGGGAATGCCGGCCTGGTACGTCGCAGCCTGCCGCGCTAACGTGAAGAGCGGAGCCATCATGGCAAACCTGTCGGACACAGAGATCCAGAGGGAGATCGGCATCAGTAACCCACTCCATCGCCTCAAGCTGCGACTGGCCATCCAGGAGATGGTGTCCCTCACGAGCCCCTCCGCCCCGGCCAGCACTCGCTCT TCAACCAGTAACGTGTGGATGACCCACGCAGAGATGGAGTCCCTAAACGCAGCCACCAAGCCTCCG gagctgaaggAGTTCAGCTGGGATCAG ATACTGGCCTACGGCGATATGAATCATGAGTGGGTGGGAAACGACTGGCTGCCCAGCCTCGGCCTGCCGCAGTATCGCAGCTATTTCATGGAGTCCCTGGTGGATGCTCGCATGCTGGACCACCTGACGaagaaggagctgagaggacAGCTAAAGATGGTGGACAGCTTCCACAG GGTCAGCTTGCATTACGGCATCATGTGCCTGAAGCGTCTCAACTACGATCGaaaggagctggagaggaggcgAGAGGAGAGCGTCCATCAGAACAAAG ATGTGATGGTCTGGTCCAACGAGCGCGTGATGTGCTGGGTGCAGACTCTCGGCCTGAAGGAGTACGCCGACAACCTGCGTGAGAGCGGCGTCCACGGGGCTCTGTTAGCTCTGGACGACACCTTCGACTTCACTGACCTGGCGCTGCTGCTGCAGATCCCCAATCAGAGCatacag GCCAGACAGCTCCTGGAGCAAGAGTACAACTCCCTCATCTCCATGGGAACGGAGAGACGACCTGATGAG GATGGAACGAAGACGTTCACACGCTCGCCCTCCTGGAGGAAGATGTTTAGGGAGAAGGACCTCCGGGGCGTGACCTCCGACTCCGCCGAGACCCTGCCTGCTAACTTCCGTGCCTCAGCCATCGCCACGCCCTCCGTTACCCTGAGAAAGGTTCAGAGCGATG CCAACTCTGGAGCCCGGGGTGAATCTGCCTCAGTGAGGACGTACTCCTGTTGA